One genomic region from Ralstonia pickettii DTP0602 encodes:
- a CDS encoding hypothetical protein (K09608: TLL1; tolloid-like protein 1 [EC:3.4.24.-]), which translates to MLMKSEESTVEVFDPRGALRFEDAPVSERKTSLKQLRLGILDNSKWNANKLLRGAAAALGEDIDFAAVNYYVKHSFSKDATPELIAQIAAENDVVLTAIGDCGSCCSACIRDSIALEKLGIPSAAIITTEFVRETELTRQAVGMKSLEPVVISHPVSSITPEEVAHRVGQIKEQAQQVWLGTKEPLKTKVELQ; encoded by the coding sequence ATGTTGATGAAGAGCGAAGAATCCACTGTTGAAGTGTTCGACCCGCGCGGCGCGCTGCGTTTTGAGGATGCGCCGGTTTCCGAGCGAAAGACGTCGCTGAAACAGCTGCGCCTCGGCATCCTGGACAACTCGAAGTGGAATGCCAACAAGCTGCTCCGCGGTGCAGCGGCAGCGCTGGGTGAGGACATCGACTTCGCTGCGGTGAACTACTACGTCAAGCACAGCTTCTCAAAGGACGCTACGCCTGAGCTGATCGCGCAAATTGCGGCAGAGAACGACGTCGTGCTGACTGCCATCGGGGATTGCGGCTCGTGCTGCTCGGCCTGCATTCGCGACTCGATCGCCCTGGAAAAACTGGGTATCCCGAGCGCCGCGATTATCACCACCGAATTCGTTCGCGAGACGGAACTGACCCGCCAGGCGGTCGGCATGAAGTCCCTCGAGCCTGTGGTCATCTCGCACCCCGTGAGCTCCATCACGCCTGAAGAAGTGGCGCATCGCGTAGGGCAGATCAAGGAACAGGCTCAGCAAGTGTGGCTTGGCACGAAGGAGCCGCTGAAGACCAAAGTCGAGCTCCAGTGA
- a CDS encoding thioredoxin (K01829: E5.3.4.1; protein disulfide-isomerase [EC:5.3.4.1]): MIMNTTAQSSGMQDIDALLAQSEMPVLIDCFSPDCKPCAALAPVLDEVAGAMDGRMVVEKVDVVANPDVASRFGVRGVPTLLLFQGGKLQATRTGAATRTQLVTWLAAQRIATR, translated from the coding sequence GTGATCATGAACACGACCGCCCAAAGTTCCGGCATGCAGGACATCGATGCATTGCTCGCGCAAAGCGAAATGCCAGTTCTCATCGATTGCTTCAGCCCCGATTGCAAGCCCTGTGCTGCCCTGGCGCCGGTGCTTGACGAGGTGGCGGGTGCGATGGACGGCCGCATGGTCGTCGAGAAAGTGGACGTGGTAGCGAACCCGGACGTGGCCTCCCGGTTTGGTGTGCGTGGCGTACCAACGCTGTTGCTGTTCCAGGGCGGAAAGTTGCAAGCCACGCGCACCGGCGCGGCCACACGTACCCAACTGGTTACGTGGCTTGCGGCGCAGCGGATCGCCACCCGTTGA
- a CDS encoding CoA transferase: MGALSHLRVLDLSRVLAGPWASQILADLGAEVIKIERPEAGDDTRSWGPPWVNPVDWRDDARQSAYFAGANRNKQSVAIDLSHPRGQALVRALAEHCDVVVENFKVGGLKQYGLDYESLREINPRIVYCSITGFGQTGPYSHRPGYDFLVQGMGGLMSITGRPDGEPGEGPLKVGVALTDIMTGLYATIGILAALAHREKSGIGQWVDAALLDVQIACLANQAMNFLASGDQPPRLGNGHPNIVPYQDFGTSDGHIIITVGNEGQFSRLCEVLGEPQWRYDPRFTSNSRRIENRHVLVPLIESVVRTRTTQDWLTQLEANGVPCGPINNLNDVFSDPHVMHRGMKVDMASEEGSSVCVVASPIRLSGTPVEYRSPPPRLGSSTAAVLKSVLRTDDAEIELLAKDNIIQT, encoded by the coding sequence ATGGGGGCATTGTCTCATCTGCGCGTGTTGGATTTATCCCGGGTACTTGCGGGACCATGGGCGAGCCAGATACTCGCCGATCTTGGCGCGGAGGTCATCAAGATCGAGCGGCCGGAAGCGGGTGACGACACCCGCTCATGGGGCCCGCCATGGGTCAATCCCGTGGATTGGCGCGACGATGCGCGTCAGTCCGCATACTTTGCCGGCGCGAATCGGAACAAGCAATCGGTAGCCATCGATCTCAGTCATCCGCGCGGCCAGGCACTGGTTCGTGCCTTAGCCGAGCACTGCGATGTCGTTGTTGAAAACTTCAAGGTGGGTGGCTTGAAGCAATACGGCCTCGATTACGAGTCACTTCGCGAGATCAATCCAAGGATCGTGTACTGCTCGATCACTGGATTCGGCCAGACCGGGCCCTATTCCCATCGGCCCGGATACGATTTCCTCGTGCAGGGGATGGGTGGACTCATGAGCATTACCGGCAGGCCCGATGGTGAGCCGGGAGAAGGGCCCCTGAAAGTTGGTGTTGCGCTTACCGACATCATGACGGGGCTCTACGCCACCATCGGTATTCTGGCGGCACTTGCACACCGGGAGAAATCGGGGATCGGCCAGTGGGTGGATGCAGCATTGCTGGACGTGCAGATCGCGTGCCTGGCAAACCAGGCCATGAATTTCCTGGCGAGCGGAGATCAGCCGCCGCGTCTGGGAAATGGTCATCCGAACATCGTTCCCTACCAGGATTTCGGTACCTCGGATGGTCACATCATTATCACGGTAGGCAATGAGGGGCAATTCTCCCGGCTCTGCGAGGTCCTGGGTGAGCCGCAGTGGCGCTATGATCCTCGTTTCACCTCGAACAGCCGTCGCATCGAGAATCGCCACGTCCTGGTGCCTCTGATCGAGTCGGTCGTAAGGACCAGGACGACGCAGGACTGGCTGACGCAACTTGAGGCGAACGGGGTTCCGTGCGGCCCTATCAACAATCTCAATGACGTCTTCTCCGATCCGCATGTCATGCATCGTGGCATGAAGGTCGACATGGCATCCGAGGAGGGGAGCAGCGTCTGCGTCGTCGCAAGCCCGATACGCCTGTCCGGCACACCAGTCGAGTACAGGAGCCCGCCACCCCGTCTTGGATCGAGTACTGCCGCTGTGCTCAAGAGCGTGCTCAGGACTGACGACGCGGAAATCGAGCTGCTCGCCAAGGACAACATTATTCAGACCTGA
- a CDS encoding thioredoxin reductase (catalyzes the transfer of electrons from NADPH to thioredoxin; FAD/NAD(P) binding~K00384: E1.8.1.9, trxB; thioredoxin reductase (NADPH) [EC:1.8.1.9]) — protein sequence MSSNEANAHVRVLILGSGPAGYTAALYAARANLSPVLVTGAAQGGQLMTTTDVDNWPADVDGVTGPDLMERFQLHAERFDARIVFDQIEEVDLSKRPFTLRGESGTTTCDALIVATGASAKYLGLPSEEAFRGRGVSGCATCDGFFYRNQDVCVVGGGNTAVEEALYLSNIAATVHLIHRRDSFRAEPILVSHLMEKVATGKIHLHLWHELEEVTGDASGVTGVRLRDIRQGGEVELLVTGCFIAIGHKPNTDIFKGKLEMRDGYILTRSGLGGMSTMTSIAGVFAAGDVQDAIYRQAITSAGSGCMAALDAQRYLQEEGSVTR from the coding sequence ATGAGTTCTAATGAAGCGAATGCCCACGTGCGCGTGCTGATCCTTGGCTCTGGCCCCGCCGGCTATACCGCCGCCTTGTATGCGGCACGAGCCAATCTCTCGCCCGTTCTGGTTACCGGTGCCGCGCAAGGCGGGCAACTCATGACCACGACCGACGTCGACAACTGGCCCGCCGATGTCGATGGGGTCACCGGCCCCGACTTGATGGAACGATTCCAGCTCCATGCGGAGCGCTTCGATGCGAGGATCGTTTTCGATCAGATCGAGGAGGTCGATTTGAGCAAGCGTCCTTTTACGCTGCGCGGTGAGTCTGGGACGACCACGTGCGACGCACTGATTGTCGCGACAGGTGCTTCTGCAAAGTATCTCGGCCTCCCTTCCGAAGAAGCGTTCCGGGGCCGGGGCGTGAGCGGGTGCGCGACGTGCGACGGCTTCTTCTATCGAAACCAGGATGTTTGCGTTGTCGGTGGTGGCAATACGGCGGTGGAGGAAGCGCTTTACCTGTCGAACATCGCCGCGACCGTGCATCTGATTCACCGCAGGGATAGCTTCCGCGCCGAGCCGATCCTCGTCTCCCACCTGATGGAGAAGGTCGCTACCGGAAAGATTCATCTTCATCTTTGGCACGAACTCGAGGAGGTGACTGGCGACGCGTCCGGCGTCACCGGCGTGCGACTGCGCGACATCAGGCAAGGCGGGGAAGTCGAGCTGTTGGTGACCGGCTGCTTCATTGCGATCGGGCACAAACCGAATACGGACATCTTCAAGGGGAAACTCGAGATGCGGGATGGTTACATCCTGACTCGCAGCGGGCTGGGCGGCATGTCGACGATGACAAGCATTGCCGGCGTCTTTGCGGCCGGAGACGTTCAGGACGCCATCTATCGGCAGGCCATCACCTCGGCAGGAAGTGGCTGCATGGCTGCGCTGGACGCGCAGCGCTACCTCCAGGAAGAGGGAAGCGTAACGAGATAG